In the genome of Propionispora hippei DSM 15287, the window TGGGCTTTATTAACCGTACGCCGCGGGGACGGGTGGCTACGGCGGCCGCCTATCAGCATCTGGGCATTGCGGTGAAGGAAAACGGCCAGGTAAATTTATTGTAAAGAGGTATCGTAAAGCATGCGAATGTTACTGCATATGTGCTGTGGTCCGTGTTCGGTGTTTCCGCTGAAGCAGCTCCGGGAACTGGGACATGAAGTGACCGGCTATTTTTATAATCCCAATATTCATCCTTATAAGGAATTCCGTAAAAGACTGGAGACGGCTCAGGACTTTGCCTCCCGCTCCCAGCTTACTATGATTGTTGATGACAGCTATACGCTGGAGGAGTTTTTAACCCAGGCGCTGCAGGCGGAAAATGGCCGCTGCGGTATGTGCTATGAGCTTCGGCTGCGACAAACGGCCCGGTATGCCAAAGAACAGGGCTTTGACTGTTTCACCACCAGCCTTTTAGTCAGCCCTTATCAAAAGCATGAATTGATTCGGGAAACCTGCGAAAGAATGGCGGCGGAAGAAGGAATCTCGTTTTTATATGTTGATTTCCGGACTGGCTGGCAGGAAGGCGTGCAAATCAGCAAGGATATGGAATTGTACCGGCAGCCCTATTGCGGCTGTATTTTCAGTGAGAAGGAAAGGTATATGAAAAAGCGGAGTGTGAAGTCCTGATGCTGGCGTTTGATTCCTTTGGCAAGACCTTGATCTATCTGGGAATTATCCTGGTCATTGTTGGTATTGTCCTGCATTTTGGCGGAAAGTTTTTCAGCCTTGGCCGCTTGCCGGGAGATATTCATTGGGAAAAAGGGAATTTTAGTTTTCATTTTCCTATTGTTACTTCTCTTATTCTCAGTATTTTGCTTACGGTAATTCTCAATTTATTTACCCGCCGTTGAGAGGAGAATGAGTTTGTTGCGTAAAGCCTTTGTATTGCTATTGTATTTTTTGCTGATCCTTCCCTTACCAGGTTTTGCCGCTCCGGCAAACCCGGCACCAGTGCTGAAGCAGGCTGCTGCAGTGCCGCAAATCAGGGTAGGCTTATGGGTAAATCAGCCCAGTGTCGTCCTGTCTGCCGATGTGAAATTTGCGGTGGTGGACAATGATACCGGTGCGGTATTGGTTCAACTGGGACCAAAGGAAAAACTGGTTGCCACGGCGGTGGACAAGCTTATTTTAAACGGCCGGCCGCAGACGGCCAAATCGGTCAGAATGGCAGTGGAAGATAGCAAATCGTTCATCGAAGTAAACAAGCGTCATTATCGCGGTACGATTGAGCTTATGACGGCGAAAAAGGGCCTGACGGTCATTAACCGGCTGCCGGTGGAAGAATATGTGTACGGGATTATTGGCAAGGAAATTTCCCCCTATTGGCCGATGGAAGCCATTAAGG includes:
- a CDS encoding epoxyqueuosine reductase QueH, with the protein product MRMLLHMCCGPCSVFPLKQLRELGHEVTGYFYNPNIHPYKEFRKRLETAQDFASRSQLTMIVDDSYTLEEFLTQALQAENGRCGMCYELRLRQTARYAKEQGFDCFTTSLLVSPYQKHELIRETCERMAAEEGISFLYVDFRTGWQEGVQISKDMELYRQPYCGCIFSEKERYMKKRSVKS
- a CDS encoding DUF2905 domain-containing protein yields the protein MLAFDSFGKTLIYLGIILVIVGIVLHFGGKFFSLGRLPGDIHWEKGNFSFHFPIVTSLILSILLTVILNLFTRR